The Blastococcus sp. HT6-4 genome window below encodes:
- a CDS encoding DUF3500 domain-containing protein: MSGEFRQYLFPHDHPRLAEVRGMDPYAYREHARTPGTFTGGLVEGWTPLYRNEFRGVTEDGTLREGLYPFEPARPGEEAPVEAMVDAAHDLLAVLDDEGRERISFAVDAVEWQTWANPEFMQFDTGLRLDLQPEVVREKALALMRASLSPEGYELAHAMMLINGFLGEVVDLETVLDEFSYNIALYGVPDLRAPWGWQLFGHHCAVNCLVVEGRMVVSPVFLGAEPDEIDDGPHAGLAYVFADRISLGTDLMAALSEEQRRAATVYEQMVDPAMPPGRVHPGDERHLAGAFQDNRVIPFEGVRVADMPAEAQEIARRIAEAFVRLLPEGPRRARMREIEQHLDRTWFCWIGGSAPGDVFYYRLQSPVLIAELDHHCGVFLDYDTPQPFHIHTVLRTPHGNDYGRAWLRQWQERAAAR; encoded by the coding sequence ATGTCCGGCGAGTTCCGTCAGTACCTATTCCCGCACGACCACCCCCGGCTGGCCGAGGTGCGGGGCATGGACCCCTACGCCTACCGCGAGCACGCCCGGACGCCGGGCACGTTCACCGGAGGTCTGGTCGAGGGCTGGACCCCGCTCTACCGCAACGAGTTCCGCGGCGTCACCGAGGACGGCACGCTGCGGGAGGGGCTGTACCCGTTCGAGCCCGCCCGCCCGGGCGAGGAGGCGCCCGTCGAGGCGATGGTCGATGCCGCGCACGACCTGCTCGCCGTCCTGGACGACGAGGGCCGGGAGCGGATCAGCTTCGCCGTCGACGCCGTCGAGTGGCAGACCTGGGCCAACCCCGAGTTCATGCAGTTCGACACCGGGCTCCGGCTGGACCTGCAGCCCGAGGTCGTGCGCGAGAAGGCGCTGGCCCTGATGCGCGCCTCGCTCTCCCCCGAGGGCTACGAGCTCGCGCACGCCATGATGCTGATCAACGGGTTCCTCGGCGAGGTCGTCGACCTCGAGACGGTCCTCGACGAGTTCAGCTACAACATCGCCCTCTACGGCGTCCCGGACCTGCGGGCCCCGTGGGGCTGGCAGCTGTTCGGGCACCACTGCGCGGTCAACTGCCTGGTCGTCGAGGGCCGGATGGTGGTCTCCCCCGTCTTCCTCGGCGCCGAGCCGGACGAGATCGACGACGGTCCGCACGCCGGCCTCGCCTACGTCTTCGCCGACCGGATCTCCCTCGGTACCGACCTCATGGCCGCCCTGTCCGAGGAGCAACGCCGGGCGGCCACCGTCTACGAGCAGATGGTCGACCCGGCCATGCCCCCGGGCCGGGTGCACCCCGGCGACGAGCGGCACCTCGCCGGCGCCTTCCAGGACAACCGGGTGATCCCGTTCGAGGGCGTCCGGGTGGCCGACATGCCCGCCGAGGCGCAGGAGATCGCCCGCCGGATCGCCGAGGCGTTCGTGCGGTTGCTGCCCGAAGGCCCCCGGCGGGCCCGCATGCGGGAGATCGAGCAGCACCTCGACCGGACGTGGTTCTGCTGGATCGGCGGCTCCGCGCCCGGCGACGTCTTCTACTACCGCCTCCAGTCGCCGGTCCTGATCGCCGAGCTGGACCACCACTGCGGCGTCTTCCTGGACTACGACACCCCCCAGCCGTTCCACATCCACACCGTGCTGCGCACCCCGCACGGCAACGACTACGGCCGCGCCTGGCTGCGGCAGTGGCAGGAACGCGCCGCGGCACGGTGA
- a CDS encoding FAD-dependent monooxygenase encodes MTPVPARVPVLIAGGGPSGLAAAIELGRRGVEVLVVEPRTELDPLRPRAKTTSARTMEHLRRWGIADRLRSVAPLPVGHAQDVVFVTGLFGHEITRFPEAFGLWEGKRDLAAEAGQQAPQPLVEEVLREAAAALPSVTLLTGWRVASVLDGPDEVHAVVEDPSGGPHRISADYLLGCDGSGGITRTAIGARYDGSSGTLPNVSITFRSRALEERELCALGVHYWVIGAEYGGLMGRLDLDGTWWAIVQGVDGRSEALDPVALVRALAGADIDVEVLATDPWSARMLLVDRYRGSRVLLVGDAAHLNPPWGGHGFNTCVGDAVNLGWKLAAVLQGWAPPALLDSYEAERRPVALRTIGAAGEQESFLAPAFAESDLDDEGTAGQLLRTGLARRLEVKDSEFHSLGLVLGYDYAGSPVVVPDGRPVPGPTLRDYAGSAHPGARLPHAWLPDGTSVYDLLGDGFALLRLAGGGATADLTAAAERLRIPLRTVDLTHLPELRPRYAADLVLVRPDQHVAWRGDRITDPEHLLHVVVGDGGRTPLPVPSALEELAR; translated from the coding sequence ATGACCCCCGTGCCAGCCCGCGTCCCGGTGCTGATCGCCGGCGGTGGGCCCAGCGGCCTGGCCGCCGCCATCGAGCTCGGCCGCCGCGGCGTCGAGGTGCTCGTCGTGGAGCCGCGCACCGAGCTCGACCCGCTGCGTCCCCGGGCGAAGACGACCAGCGCGCGCACCATGGAGCACCTGCGCCGGTGGGGCATCGCCGACCGGTTGCGCTCGGTCGCGCCCCTGCCGGTCGGGCACGCCCAGGACGTCGTCTTCGTGACCGGCCTCTTCGGCCACGAGATCACCCGCTTCCCCGAGGCCTTCGGGCTCTGGGAGGGCAAGCGCGACCTGGCGGCCGAGGCCGGGCAGCAGGCGCCGCAGCCGCTGGTCGAAGAGGTCCTGCGCGAGGCGGCCGCCGCCCTGCCGAGCGTCACCCTGCTGACCGGCTGGCGGGTCGCGTCGGTCCTGGACGGACCCGACGAGGTCCACGCGGTCGTCGAGGACCCGTCCGGCGGACCGCACCGGATCTCCGCCGACTACCTGCTCGGCTGCGACGGCAGCGGCGGGATCACCCGCACGGCCATCGGCGCCCGGTACGACGGCTCCTCGGGCACGCTGCCCAACGTCAGCATCACCTTCCGCAGCCGGGCGCTGGAGGAGCGCGAGCTGTGCGCCCTCGGCGTGCACTACTGGGTGATCGGCGCCGAGTACGGCGGGCTCATGGGGCGGCTGGACCTCGACGGCACCTGGTGGGCGATCGTGCAGGGCGTCGACGGCCGGTCCGAGGCCCTCGACCCGGTGGCGCTCGTGCGGGCGCTGGCGGGTGCCGACATCGACGTCGAGGTGCTCGCCACCGATCCCTGGTCGGCGCGGATGCTGCTGGTCGACCGCTACCGCGGCTCCCGGGTCCTCCTCGTCGGCGACGCCGCGCACCTCAACCCCCCGTGGGGCGGGCACGGCTTCAACACCTGCGTCGGCGACGCGGTCAACCTCGGCTGGAAGCTCGCCGCCGTCCTGCAGGGCTGGGCGCCCCCGGCGCTGCTCGACAGCTACGAGGCGGAGCGCCGGCCGGTCGCGCTCCGGACCATCGGCGCCGCCGGGGAGCAGGAGTCCTTCCTCGCGCCGGCCTTCGCCGAGTCCGACCTGGACGACGAGGGAACGGCCGGGCAGCTCCTGCGCACCGGCCTGGCCCGCCGCCTCGAGGTCAAGGACAGCGAGTTCCACAGCCTCGGCCTAGTCCTGGGCTACGACTACGCCGGCTCCCCCGTCGTCGTCCCGGACGGCCGGCCGGTGCCCGGGCCGACGCTGCGGGACTACGCCGGCTCGGCCCATCCGGGCGCCCGGCTACCCCACGCCTGGCTGCCCGACGGGACATCGGTGTACGACCTGCTCGGCGACGGCTTCGCCCTCCTCCGGCTCGCGGGCGGCGGCGCCACGGCGGACCTGACTGCGGCGGCGGAGCGGCTGCGGATCCCGCTGCGCACCGTCGACCTGACCCACCTGCCGGAGCTGCGCCCGCGGTACGCCGCCGACCTGGTGCTCGTGCGGCCCGACCAGCACGTCGCCTGGCGCGGGGACCGGATCACGGACCCCGAGCACCTGCTGCACGTCGTCGTCGGGGACGGCGGCCGCACCCCCCTTCCCGTCCCTTCCGCGCTCGAGGAGCTCGCCCGATGA
- a CDS encoding family 1 glycosylhydrolase — MTGPFPDGFLWGAATAAHQVEGGNVNNDHWELEHAEHSPFAEPSGDACDSWHRWPEDLDLVAGAGLNTYRFSLEWSRIEPAEGEFSRANLDHYRRILDGCRDRGLTPIVTLVHFTMPRWLLHDGGWTGARTGDRIARFTEYVAPALRDAGYIATINEPNLMAAQPVMGAMARRGEPIKGLPRPDQGVADALLELHRRSTEVLRGAGSPPAGMTLVGREHLAEDGGEERMREERAAFEDQFFTAAADDDWLGLQVYTCARFGPDGLVAPAPELQTLAHGMERRPEALGAAVRRAAEVLPDLPLLVTENGIATADDEDRIRFTDEALRSLAGAIADGADVRGYVHWSLLDNFEWMLGYRPTFGLVSVDRQTFARTPKPSLAWLGGVARRNGRTAC; from the coding sequence ATGACCGGTCCCTTCCCTGACGGCTTCCTCTGGGGCGCCGCCACCGCCGCCCACCAGGTCGAGGGCGGCAACGTCAACAACGACCACTGGGAGCTCGAGCACGCCGAGCACTCCCCCTTCGCCGAGCCGAGCGGTGACGCCTGCGACTCCTGGCACCGGTGGCCCGAGGACCTCGACCTCGTGGCCGGCGCCGGCCTGAACACCTACCGGTTCAGCCTCGAGTGGAGCCGCATCGAGCCGGCCGAGGGCGAGTTCTCCCGGGCGAACCTGGACCACTACCGGCGGATCCTCGACGGCTGCCGCGACCGCGGGCTGACCCCGATCGTCACGCTCGTCCACTTCACGATGCCCCGCTGGCTGCTGCACGACGGCGGCTGGACCGGCGCCCGGACCGGCGACCGGATCGCGCGGTTCACCGAGTACGTGGCCCCGGCCCTGCGCGACGCCGGCTACATCGCCACGATCAACGAGCCGAACCTCATGGCGGCCCAGCCGGTGATGGGCGCGATGGCGCGCCGCGGCGAGCCGATCAAGGGCCTCCCCCGCCCCGACCAGGGCGTCGCCGACGCGCTGCTCGAGCTGCACCGCCGCAGCACGGAGGTGCTGCGCGGCGCCGGCTCCCCGCCTGCCGGGATGACGCTGGTCGGACGCGAGCACCTCGCCGAGGACGGCGGCGAGGAGCGGATGCGCGAGGAGCGCGCGGCCTTCGAGGACCAGTTCTTCACCGCCGCGGCGGACGACGACTGGCTCGGCCTGCAGGTCTACACCTGCGCGCGCTTCGGCCCAGACGGGCTGGTCGCCCCTGCGCCGGAGCTGCAGACCCTGGCCCACGGCATGGAGCGCCGGCCGGAGGCGCTGGGCGCCGCGGTCCGGCGGGCGGCCGAGGTGCTGCCGGACCTGCCGCTGCTGGTGACCGAGAACGGCATCGCCACGGCCGACGACGAGGACCGGATCCGGTTCACCGACGAGGCGCTGCGCAGCCTGGCCGGAGCGATCGCCGACGGCGCCGACGTCCGCGGCTACGTGCACTGGAGCCTGCTGGACAACTTCGAGTGGATGCTGGGCTACCGGCCGACCTTCGGCCTCGTGTCCGTGGACCGGCAGACCTTCGCCCGGACGCCGAAGCCGAGCCTCGCGTGGCTGGGCGGGGTCGCCCGCCGCAACGGCCGCACGGCATGCTGA